A genomic stretch from Octopus bimaculoides isolate UCB-OBI-ISO-001 chromosome 29, ASM119413v2, whole genome shotgun sequence includes:
- the LOC106883298 gene encoding zinc finger protein 726, with the protein MNYIGVKMNIKKESEEMDFPDEEKNEKGKISYDCDTCGKLFSRKADLVIHQRVHTGEKPYHCDICGKSFSYGHNLTVHKYIHSGVKPYHCDICGKSFSRNYHLTDHKRIHTGEKPYHCDICGKSFSRHSILTSHKRIHTGENPYHCDICGKSFSETGNLTKHKRVHTGEKPYYCNICGKSFSETGNLTKHKRVHTGEKPYQCVFCGKSFPETGNLTKYKYVHTKEKLYHCDICGKSFSEASTVTTHKRVHTVEKPYHCDICGKSFSENGHVTIHKRSHTGEKPYQCDICSKSFSQNNTLIRHKRIHTGEKPYHCDICGKSFSETSNVTTHKRIHTGEKPYHCDICGKSFSGVGNLNVHKRTHTGEEPYHCDICGKSFSQNNLLTRHKQFHTEVISL; encoded by the coding sequence atgaattatattggagtgaagatgaatataaaaaaagagtCTGAAGAAATGGATTTTCCTGAtgaggaaaagaatgaaaagggCAAAATATCATATgattgtgatacctgtggtaaattattctctcgGAAAGCTGACTTAGTCATTCACCAacgtgttcacacaggagagaagccatatcattgtgatatctgtggtaagtcgttCTCTTATGGACACAACTTAACTGttcacaaatacattcattcaggcgtgaagccatatcactgtgatatctgtggtaaatccttctctcgaAATTATCACTTGACTGATCACAAACGCatccacacaggagagaagccatatcattgtgatatctgtggtaaatcattctctagacaTAGTATCTTAactagtcacaaacgtattcatacaggagagaatccatatcattgtgatatctgtggtaaatccttctctgaaACTGGTAATTTAACTAAGCAcaagcgtgttcatacaggagagaagccatattactgtaatatctgtggtaaatctttctctgaaaCTGGTAACTTAACTAAGCAcaagcgtgttcatacaggagagaagccatatcagtgtgttttctgtggtaaatccttcccTGAAACTGGTAACTTAACTAAGTACAAGTATGTTCATACCAAAGAGAAGctgtatcattgtgatatctgtggtaaatccttctctgaaGCTAGTACCGTGACTACTCACAAGCGTGTTCATACAgtagagaagccatatcactgtgatatctgtggtaaatcattctctgaaaatggtCACGTAACTATTCACAAACGCAGTCATAccggagaaaagccatatcaatgtgatatctgtagtaaatcgtTTTCTCAAAATAATACCTTGATTcgtcacaaacgcattcatacaggagagaagccatatcattgtgatatctgtggtaaatccttctctgaaACTAGTAACGTAACtactcacaagcgtattcatacaggagagaagccatatcactgtgatatctgtggtaaatccttctctggaGTTGGTAACTTAAATgttcacaaacgtacacatacaggtgaggagccatatcattgtgatatctgtggtaaatcattttctcaaaataatcTGTTGACTAGGCACAAACAATTTCATACAGAAGTCATATCACTgtaa
- the LOC106883582 gene encoding uncharacterized protein LOC106883582, which translates to MDILKFFCCLSALCCLASAGIYEIIQSENIKLNGEATLNITVPNMRRPVVWRCNNYKYECDRTCANGTNYKVMQSGNTSTLSITKVTEDCLTWMFADYNINFGTTDLKISNGAQGTSGLRTHFIFVIGIINAVII; encoded by the exons ATGGACATTCTAAAGTTCTTCTGTTGTTTGTCTGCATTATGtt GTTTGGCAAGTGCAGGGATTTATGAAATTATCCAAAGTG aaaatattaagcTCAATGGAGAAGCCACCCTCAATATTACAGTACCAAATATGCGAAGACCAGTGGTTTGGAGGTGcaacaattataaatatgaatgtgacAGGACATGTGCTAACGGGACTAACTATAAAGTTATGCAGAGTGGGAATACTTCTACTCTTTCGATAACAAAAGTAACAGAGGATTGTTTGACCTGGATGTTTGCGGACTACAATATCAACTTTGGAACAACCGATTTGAAGATAAGCA ATGGTGCACAAGGAACCAGCGGCCTCAGAACCCACTTCATCTTTGTCATCGGGATTATAAATGCTGTCATCATTTAA
- the LOC106883581 gene encoding zinc finger protein 62 homolog: MHIHTGEKPYHCDVCGKSFSQNPHLSAHKRIHTGEKPYHCDICGKSFTHKNTLSNHKPTHTGERKYHCDICGKSFSRNDLLSVHKRIHTGERPYHCDICGKSFSRSHHLTAHKHIHTGEQPYHCDICGKSFSHRSTMAVHKHVHSGLKLYHCDICGKPFSQSSKVTLHKRIHTGEKPYHCDMCSKSFSYKTNLTNHKRTHTGEKPFHCDNCGKSFSYKTNLTIHRRTHTGEKLYHCDTCGKSFSHKNTLTLHKQTHTGEKLYRCDVCGKSFSQSGKVTLHKRIHTGEKPYHCDICGKSFSYRTNLATHKRIHTGEKPYQCDNCDKSFSCKSNLTLHKRTHTGEKPHHCDICGKSFAHRSSITVHKRTHTGEKPYHCDICSKSFSRNGDLATHKLVHTGEKPYQCDICYKSFSVRVNLAKHKRIHTGEKPYCCDTCGKSFSQKEHLTKHKLTHTGEKPHHCDICGKSFTHRSAVTVHKRTHTGEKPYHCDICSKSFSRSGDLSTHKFIHTGEKPHHCDICGKSFSVKVNLTKHKRIHTGEKPYHCDICNKSFTQKGHLSRHKCIHSGVKPHHCDTCGESFSEIDHLTTHRLIH; the protein is encoded by the coding sequence atgcatatccatacaggtgagaagccatatcactgtgatgtctgtggtaaatctttctctcaaaacCCCCATTTAAGTGCACACAAGcgcatccatacaggagagaaaccatatcattgtgatatctgtggtaaatcatttactcACAAAAATACCTTATCTAACCACAAACCTACTCATACAGGTGAGAGGAAataccattgtgatatatgtggtaaatcattctctcgtaaTGATCTCTTAAGtgtacataaacgtattcatacaggagagagaccatatcactgtgatatctgtggtaaatcattcagtcGTAGTCACCACTTAACtgctcacaaacatattcatactggagagcagccatatcactgtgatatctgtggtaaatcattctctcacagaAGTACCATGGCTGTACACAAACATGTTCATTCAGGATTGAAactatatcactgtgatatctgtggtaaaccattctctcaaagtagtaaAGTTACtcttcacaaacgcattcatacaggagagaagccataccactgtgatatgtGCAGTAAATCGTTttcttataaaacaaatttaaccaatcataaacgtactcatacaggtgagaagcccttTCACTGTGATaattgtggtaaatctttctcttacAAAACTAATTTAACTATCCACAGacgcactcatacaggagagaaactatATCACTGTgacacctgtggtaaatcattctctcacaaaAATACTCTAACTCTGCACAAACAGactcatacgggagagaaacTATAtcgctgtgatgtctgtggtaaatcattctcccagAGTGGTAAAGTAACtcttcacaaacgcattcatacaggagagaaaccatatcactgtgatatatgtggtaaatcattttcttacAGAACTAATTTAGCTacccataaacgtattcatacaggtgagaaaccatatcagtgtgacaaCTGTGATAAATCTTTCTCTTGCAAAAGTAATTTAACTcttcacaaacgtactcatacaggtgagaaaccacaccactgtgatatctgtggtaaatcatttgctcaCAGAAGTTCTATAACAGTACACAAACGtacccatacaggagagaaaccgtatcactgtgatatctgtagtaaatcattctctcgaaacgGTGACTTAGCTACTCACAAACttgttcatacaggtgagaaaccatatcagtgtgacatCTGTTATAAATCATTCTCCGTGAGAGTTAACTTagctaaacacaaacgtattcatacaggagagaaaccatattgctgtgatacTTGTGGAAAATCATTTTCCCAAAAGGAgcatttaactaaacacaaacttactcatacaggagagaagccacatcattgtgatatctgtggtaaatcattcactcacaGAAGTGCTGTAACTGtacataaacgtactcatacaggagagaaaccatatcactgtgatatctgtagtaaatcattctctcgaagtggTGACTTATCCACTCACAAATTTatccatacaggtgagaaacctcaccactgtgatatctgtggtaaatcattctctgtaaaagttaacttaactaaacacaaacgtattcatacaggtgaaaagccatatcactgtgatatctgcaaTAAATCATTCACTCAAAAGGGACATTTAAGtagacacaaatgtattcattcaGGAGTGAAACCACATCATTGTGACacctgtggtgaatcattctctgaAATAGATCACTTGACTACTCACAGACTCATTCATTAG